The genome window ATAACCGTATCACAATCCAACAACAATAATACTTTTGTTTATTCCAAAACTCTACCGGTGTGGATACACCATAAGGAAATAGACATAAACATTACTACCGGCGTGACTTAATCACAGATAGCAACCAAACCGTGATGTCTCCTCCCACCGCCACTGTTTCCCATTGTTTGCCACCTTTTCATCACCACTTTATATAACAATTACCATCATCTGAACCTTTTTATCTCATGCTGCATGTAAAGGACTTCCACATGCGTTTTGCAACAGGCGTGTCAACGTAGGACACGGGCAAATGGTGTATGGTCAGTTTCTTTTTCTGCTTCGTCGACTCCGTCTTCTGTTGTAACTGCAATTGCCAGAATGTCCGTTGGCAGTGGTTGTGATGTTGGTGAAGGGTTGAGATGGGGTCACGGGGAACACAAATGGTGACGGTGGTTTGCCGCGACGCTTACTACGCCGATGGGTAAGGTGACTGTGGAAAAAAGAGGTTACGTGTGGATATTGGTATACTCTCGAATAGAGAATGAAAAAGTCAAACAAAAATTAATTCCTTTGTGAATAAGAAAGCCTGATTGCAATTAAAATTGTTTGGCTTTTGATATAAACGATTTAAAAAGAACATAGTAGAAAGATATGTCTCTTTTGATATCCATGTTTATCAATTTCTCGCTTGTTGAATCACAAACAGGTTAGTAGTTATAATTATATACCTTTACCACTCTTAttcttattttctttttgaatctCCACACACATAATGATATTGCTTTAGATTTTTAAACATTTATGTTTTTACACTTTGATCTATGGATTCTTGCGAGGCTGTTATACCACTTTAATACCCATCAAATTGATTTTAGATTCTACATAAATATATGACTaagcatatgtatgtatgtgcgACTAGATGCATAATTGAATAATAGAAAAGTAAAATAAGCACTGAATAGTAGTTGATAAAATATATACACAACTTATAAATGATTGAATGTTTTGGATCATTCAAAACTAAAACGTTTTgtaaatatatacatattaagAATTTTCGCATCTATAAAACGTTTTGTAAATACATACATATTAAGAATTTTCGCATCTATTATAAAAACGTTCACAATCGACgtcccgccgcaacgcgaggGTTGGCGTCAACttgttatttaaaaaaagttaacaaaaatgACATGAATACGTATATGACATGACATAAATACATATCTAAATTTCAACTAACAAACATCCCTCTAATTTTACATATATAATAGAATCATAATCGATAACATCATCAAATATAAACACATTTCTACGCTAGTCAAATTCAATAGACACAACTATATGTCTTTCCATGCTATTTGAATCAAACAAATAAAACTAACAACGATAAACATTATCCATGTGTCGGGTTGTTGCAAAAAATACAATAGTTTTCTTTTCGGGTATGTTCTGTTTTACTTATTTGTCCCGTTATTACTACTACGTCATATCCCCTAAAGAGTTTATAATCCGTATAAAATATCAAAATTGTTGGAACAAAAAGAGCATTAAAGAGGAACAAAAAATAGATGGAATGTGAATGTGAATGTGATCAGTAATCTTTTCTCCTTGTATTTTCAAGATCATTTGCAAAATTGTCTTCACTTTCAACATCTTTCAAGTACTGACTGTAAGCAGGATCATACGCTGTTAAGATGCGCAGATACTTTGCTGCCTCGCCATTGCGTCCTACGCTTGCTAAAGAACTGCAAATTCAGTTTTAATGTCAGTCGGTTGTATATCGGTAACCTCcaaaataattatattaaaaaaaattctatTGTTTATAAAACTTATATATGGATTAATTATAATTCGGTTTAGAGGGAATAAGTTGAACGCCGTCTCTTGCTAAAATTCTTACCTAGAAAGCATAAACAAACCATCACAATAATGGGTTTTGGTCTTTGCATCCTCTGGCTCTTTCATATTTGCTATTCTTTCTAGGTGTACAATCCCGTCTTCAACTTTACCCTGTCCAAAACAAGAGTTTTTAACAAAGAAGGTTAAAAAAATTCAAGAATTACGTTTCAAAATGGACGAGTCAGATAGGTCAGGTGACCAAAATTTTGGGTTTGGTCCCTGGCTTtacaaaagtacacggatggtccctttGGTTTGCACTTTGTAGCGCATTTAGTCccttacaaagtgcaaaccacagggaccatccatgtaattttgaaaagcaaggaaccaaatccaaaattttggttaaccatggggaccatccgtgtactttactatTGATAAAAATCTATTTTCCGTATAAAAAAGAGTGAGAAGGTTTTATTCAACAAAAATACGCTTTAAAAGACTTTCAACCCGTTTGACCCGTCAAAAATAACCATTCATAGAAGTCAAGAACTTCTGGAAAGGATGCAGTAGAATGCTAGTGATCATATTAAACCACTTCTGATCTCTCAGTTCTAGAAATAGAAACTTGTCGTAAAAGCGTTATGTAATAAACAACATATACaaaccaatggggtggtggtccactggcaaaggcaaagcctttaaacaATTTAACACCTTGGGTgagggaggtcttgggttcaagtcccacagacgacaagaataaaagaaatttgccgttaaaaaaacaacatatacaaaaaaaaaaaaaaaaaaaaaaaaaaaaagattcacCTGCTTTGCAAGGGCCACACCTGACCACAGAGATGCTAGAATCAAATGATCAATCTCCTCAACCTCTGTTGGATTCTCAACAAGAAGAAGCtgcaaaaaaaagtaaaaaaaatataatcacTGAAAATGGCAGTCACACTTGATtaataaatttagaaaattttaATTTGAATAAAATAAACCCGGAGCTTTATACTTTGGCTATAGCACGCTCCAAATATTCAGTAGCCTCGACTAATTTTTCTTCTTTCATCAAAATTTGCCCCATAACGATCAATGCTCTGACATACTCAGGGTCCTTTTCGAGTGCCAGTCTGCAgtttatatacattatatgtatatattatgtATATTAATTATTATCTATAATAACAATTTGAGTAGTTTCTTGGCTACAGTAGCCAAAGAAACCCTCAAATTCAACATATTCACATAATTACCACTCAAATTGTCATTCAATTTTTACCACGACAGAATCTGAtggtttctttctttttctttcctttttttttgtCTTGTGATGTAATTTACATTTCTGACCCCTCAGgtttatatgttttatttttgGATCTGAaattctttttttcttttgaGTCTTTAAATTAAAGCATTATTTATAATGTATATACTTTACGGTATAAGTTCACGTTTGTCGTTATATACCTTTTACATCACGTGACTGCGGTATACGTTCACGTTTGTCGTTATATACGTTTTACGTCACGTGACAGTATAAATTCGTATTTTTCCGACTTTTCATGATTTTGGCCGTCGTTTGCTTACTAGTGTAAATTCGTGTTTTTATTTTACAATTTTTCATGGTTTAACAACCCCGCGCCCGCAACGCGGGGGTTTAAACACTAGTATGTATTAATTTCTAACTTAACCGAGGAACAGTAAATTGACGATAACAGTGTTGGGTGACGACATCACATGGACTTTTTGGTTTACAAGCTTTCACCTAATTTTCCCTAGATTGTTACATGACTTTTCTTTGATTTTACATTTTGATCCTTATATAAAACTCATTTTGTCTTGTATTTTGCTTTATGATTTTCATCTAAAATTTAAAAATCATAATTTGTGTGTTTCATTACAATTTTGAAAGAGCCTTCTTAGTTTGTTTTATATTTTACCCAGGCACTTAAAAAATAAGATTTTGCAAGAATGCTTAAATAGTTAaatataattctaatataaaatATGTTTTACATTGCGTTCGTTTTGATTAGTTTTTTCTtaatgttttaatataaacttatTAAAAAGGTGTTATATTCGAAATGAAAACTTTAGTACTAGAAACTATATCGAGTGTCGTTACCATGAAGAATCGAATCGATACCAACCAAACAACATAGGTTCCGTTGTTGATATATGGAGACTGGCATcgatattcgtttttatggtatacgatcgatgtaaaacacgtgtcgatATCCTTTACAAAATAGGTACTTCAGTATTATTTGAACCGGTACCGCTGTTCATTTAAAATGGTTTTCGGTTGATCTAAAACTCTGCGGCATTGCCGCAGGTAAATTTACTATTTACTAGTTAAAATTAAAAGGTGTAGGTTGATGAATAGTGTTTTTTTGTCATTTAGTGATCTTTCACTTTCACCCCTGTAGTTTACTCAGTTTACTTTTTACACCATAAACTATAATAAAGTTATTAAACAGCCCCGAAACTTGAGTAAACTTTTCTTCCGACTTTGGTTTTTGAGATTTCTCTTTCAGTTGTTATACAGGGTCCTTTTTTGTCATTTAGTGATTTTTCACTTTCACCCCCTGTAGTTTACTCTTATTTCTTACACCCtaaactttaataaagttatcaaacaacccctaaacttcaataaacttttctttcaactttatttttatgtttttctcttTCGGTTGTTATACCGGGAGCCAGTATCGTATCGATGTCGTAATGAACCGAACTGATGTTGATCAAactcccgccgcaacgcgcgggtaatTTTACTAGTTATTGATAAAAGGAAGTTATTAAAGTATTTAACCAATATGAAAACTCCAACATACTACCTTAGAAGTCGAACCGCTCTATCTTGTTCCCCTTTCGATAGGTGTTTGATAGAGAGCTATAAACAATTCCGACAAGCCAGATGACACAATGAGAACAACATTAGTAACAATGAAATCAACAAAAGTACCCGAAAAGAAAGGGGAAAGACCACTTACATTAAAAAGTTCTAGAATTGATAACTCTTGAATAGGTTTTTTAACCATAGGAACAGTGAACGTGGACTCTAGTCCATCGAGTTTACGGGACGTTCCAGAATTCACAGGAGCCAACTTATCGGGTAATCCCAGCTTTTCACGAACATGTGGATGCTTCATAGCGAGTTGCTGCCAGATTCATTAGTTAAATATAGTATGCAGTTTGGTTTTATACAACGAGAATTATATACAATGGATTAAACGGGTAGGGTGGgtcaaatgattttttttttttttttacaatggGGTCTTAGGAAGCTTAAACCAACCTGAACAAGGGTTATGGAACTATTAGCTGTCCAGTATATCAAACTGCCCTGCAAAAAGATTACAAAAGTTACAAACCTTTttatagagtgaatttcaaggattgtcctttatctttatacccattttcaggcactgtcctttatgtttaaaattgacgagttttgtcctttatgttttcatatcatacacgttttgtcctttaggcctaacccagttagttttttcagttaaatctggtcatgtgctttgcacatgagggcatttttgtcaattcaaaggtaagttcaacggcagatttacagctcaaagcttctgcaacctttgaattgacaaaaatgccctcatgtgcaccaaatttaactgaaaaaactaactgggttaggcctaaaggacaaaacgtgcatgatatgaaaacataaaggacaaaactcgtcaattttaaacataaaggacagcgtctgaaaatggatataaagataaaggacaatccttgaaattcactcccTTTTTATATTTAAGGAAACAATTAGGGTGTCAAATTTGATTACAAAAGTTACATTATTTCAGTATTAatctattttaaaaaaaataatgtacGAGGTTTAAGAACTAAAAATACACTTTGGGTGGCTTGCAACTCGTTTGTCCGTTTGATCTTTTAATGTTTAGATATTTTATTTAACTTTACGCATTTGACCCCTTATAGCCACCTCTATCATTTTGTAACCCTCAATATCTTATTTACAGGTATTCAAGGGTATATTTGTTAAAAGCAAGAGAAGCCATTTTCAACTACTACAAAAAGAAGTGGCGGCACCGACAGGGGAATAGGTGTCGCCCTTCATTGGGCAAAATGGGCGGCAAAGTAATAGTGTCAGgcaggcagctgcctgacactcccctattggcccaacaaatttacgattttatccactttaaaattacgactttgccatcagttcaaaattatgttcttgcccccacttaaaaataaatttacgcttttactcccagctaaatatttcaattttgcccccggttcaaaattacgatgttgccccgtttcaatttacagttttgccattagtttttttccctTGAAATTACGATTTCCCCATCAGTTCAAAATGATatttttacccccacttaaaaataaatttacacttttcctcccagctaaaaattccaattttgccctcggttcaaaattacgattttgccccatataatttataattttgccattagttttttttttctcacacccaagttacgattttaccctcaacttaaatttacattttgccCATCGTTTTTGCTTGTTTTCTtggttaaattacaattttgcccccagtgtaaaattacagtcgtgCCGGCAGCTTCCTGCCACTCCCCcgttggtccatttaatttacgatttatccccgaattaaaattatgatttcgccctcaattaaaaattacgtttttccgatcgttttagtttttttagcaaaactataaaggttttttttaattggtttactcgatttaattttttttcgtgtcaaggagatgcctaacactcgctcattagtcctgaaaaattacagttttgccctgagcccaaaattacggtcttatcatcgtttttgttttttttttcctagcaaaattatagtagtctttttttaattgacTGACAATTATTCGGCCATCGGCATCAACTAGTTATTTATAATAATAAGTTTCTTCAAAAATTACAATTTCATTGATCAATAGTGGCTCTTAGTACATATACCACTTTTACAGTAAAAAACAAGAATGAAACTATTGGTTTTGCTGGTATATAGTTTAAATTTGACTGATCTAAACTGCAATCGCATTAGCTGCCAAATATGAGAAATTTAGTTTACCTGTGGAAGATAAAATCCAGCAAAAAGCATAGGAAAAGTGAGAAACTGCAAGTAGTACCTATAATACTGCAAAGCGCGCGCGCACACAGATGTTAGAATACATGTCTTGGGttattatatatactataaatatgctattttgtcacatcaaacaactttagcccctcaacttcaATAATAAACAACttcagcccctcaactttaatattGACatctttagcccctcaactttaacaatgacatgtttagccccttaactaaaacaactttagcccctcaattTTAATAgcaaacaactttagcccctcaactttaattatgacatgtttagccccttaactaaaacatcaaacaactttaactctcgtgctttgcttatttttatctacgtatCGAACCCGCTGCGGTAACCCACtagctatgcagttaatatcagtgatatatcggttatatcagtcccctagtaaaatatcgatgtcaaatatcggtaccgatattattgacgatatttgaccgatatatcacagatatatcactgaattattggtgttaaattgctatatatataaattctgcatcatattaaaattaccgatatctcaccgagataacctatatctcaaatatcggtccttaaccgatatccgatattttaccacATTAACTGCATATCCGACTAGTTTAACATAAATAAGCTAACATAATGCATATTCCCTTTTATGCTTAAGTGATACAAATCATTTATAAAATACCCTCCAGAATAACCTAAAAACTTAACTGTCACATAGGAACATGATAAAAGCTCCCACACTTACGGCTTAACCACCATTGTAACGCTACCATGAATTTTGATTACAAGAGATCTATAATAAAATCAGCCAAGTTTACATAACAGGCTTTGGTACATGAATAATTTTACTCACCTTTGCTAAAACACCAATTAAATTTGGCAGCTTTGTCAAAGAAGACTTGTCAAATGAAACCTGATTGAAAAACATGATCCATAAATTCAGAATCATAGAATATAAACTAAGTAAACCAGACTGAGAGTCTATAAGATAGTAGTCATATCACATATGCTTGATATGATTGCTATAATGTATTCATATGCTTAATTATCACATtaagggtaaagttcttgtacaaataatcttaacatactaaacatacaaattgaaggaaaactcaaaaagaaaaggtggcatttttgtaattatcaataactatcaaagttactctacaaatatacctaaaaaaacctaaccactcccccacccccaaaaaaaacctaaaccccccccccaccccccaaaaacctaaaaaaaacctaccccccccccccacacaccccccaaaaccctaaaaaaacctaaccccccaccccccacccccaaaaacctaacccccccccacccccagctaaaatgctaaaaactaaaccccccaaaaaacctaaaaaaaatctaaaaaaataaaaaaaaaacacacaaattattttattttattaacattttttattaaaaaatcgctacttttagtagcagccaaaaaaaaaaaattttttttttttttttgctaacgaaatgtagcaattttttaataaaaaatgttaaaaaaaaaaatttgtgtttttttaggtatttttggttgtaactttgatagttggtggtaattacaaaaatgccaccttgtcttttttgggttttccttcaatttgtatgtttagtatgttaagattatttgtatttgatcttttgccatcATATTAATCATCAAGTCAATTAGTCAAAGTGAAGCAAATTACCTGAACATTGAGAAGATGCAGTGAAGCTAACAACAGGGGAAAAATGTAGCCTGTCGCACCATGCGGCAATTCAATCAGATTCTGGAACCAAAGAATGCCCCCCTGATAGAATACCGACGTCAGAAATCATCGATGATTTCCACATATCAAAGTACATAAAATTAAAGCTAAAACCAAAAATGAACAATTACAGATTCGAAACCAGGATGATGGTCCAGCGCCATTTGTCGGACACTTGCAGTCCCTAAGATAAAACAGGGAATCTGCAAATGAAAATCAACGAAAGAGGCAGATGGGGTGTTAATATACGGTAAATCTCTAAATTTAACATCGATAAACATTTGCGGATGATTAACCTGAACAGACGGATATGCTAATATCCATAGAAACGATGGGCAACCAATTTTTTTCCTTTTGTCCCGaaagcgtttgtactgttctatcCAACTCTTTCCTGAGAAAGGTGGTGGAAATGGTGGAGGCACTATAAGAAACATATacaagtcaaaaaaaaaaaacatttttaggTTTAACAAGTCAATATCTTCTTGAATCACTTATAtttaaaaacctcgtgtattgcaTTGCATGGGTTAAATAAACCCGTGTATCATTAagatatgttttaaaaaaataaactttgatgtactatttatttactaaaatatgaGAGGATTAAGACCTATTGGAATCCTTTTTTAATCACAAAATTAATAATGCATTGCATGGGTTAAATAAACCCGTGTATCGTTAagatatgtttaaaaaaaataaactttgatgtactgtttatttactaaaatatgaGAGGATTAAGACGTATTAGAATCCTATTTTAATCACAAAATTAATAATGCATTGCATGGGTTAAATAAACCCGTGTATCGTTAagatatgtttaaaaaaaaacaatatttgaaaaaaaaaacacattttatcCGAAAATTAATACGCGTGGCAACAAACTTTTGAATCAAAGATACCATATTTACCTTCATATCAGGTTTGAAAATAAATTTTGGTAAACTAAGATAGGAAAAAatacattttattttaaaataatcaaaattttaaaatggatacttatcatatttatttaatttttaaaaattaaGTACAGAATGAGAGATACTTATcatatttatttaaattttaaaaattaagCAGAGATAaataagaataaataaataaatattttatagaACTTTATTCGTAATTTCTTAAATATTTGAAACATATATtaaattatttaaattaaataataattatctacaattaatgatggtctagaataatgacaagtgtccatttattggtttcttttattatatagtatagaagaTTGTAAGCAGAATCGTTCACCAGATAAGATATTCTCACTTTTATTAGTTGACTGAAAATAAAGAAAAAGACTATTGACGTATCCTGATTCCTGAGTAGATAATTATGTATAATTACTTGCTTTATTCTCTACTGTTTCGGTGTTCTTAGATCTTACGAGACGCCTACTTCCCCCATACAATGGTAAGTTAAGTAAAAGATCAGAGCAAGATGTGACTGACATTGCGGTGCCAACTCAGCATTCCTCTTCAATATGCGAAGCTGTACAAGAAGCACAGGAAGTATGGCAACTCTAAGAGCTAGTGTCGAGATTATGATAACCATCCACCTTCAAAGTTAAGCCTCAAATTAAACAAGGTTAAGGTCAATCTATATTACTGATAATAATTAGCAAAAGAAAGATGAAACTGTAGCAATTATAGGTAGTCTGAGAAACTAGGGTCTTCACACGTTCACACACAATtaacaaacattttttttttgaataagaGTTTAATcaatatcattccacacgaaaaagggcaattacaaagcaatggcaggtagtcgggcaacaagttgcgccgccacccccttttgaatagaaaaaccaattctactaaatacaaagtttgaaacctttagcgacgaacATCGTTTACATATTCTAGATTAACAAACATCGTTTACATATTCTAGATTAAAATTTTGGGAAAGCGAAAAGACAACAGAAAATACTGCTTGTGATTAATTTTATAAATCAACATCTAGTTGAATAAAAGATTCATATAACATTTTATGTCACTAACTTAACACCAACAACATATACTAGAATTGATTTACATCAATATTATACTTCTAATTAACTATTTTGTCCTCAAAGTTCAATATATCACTTTGGAACCACTACGATTAAAAATGATAATCAACAATTTCAATTGCACGTTCCCCTCCATAAGCTGAACCACAGATTCATACTGATAGTGTtaccttggtttaaaaaagcgagcTTAAAGCATGAAGCGATGAAGCGCTAGGGTTGTCGCTTTTTTTGCTCTGAGGCGACAAATCACGTGAAGCGTTTTGAAGCGCGCTTTAAGCCCGAAGCGCCATTGGTTTGAAGCGACGCTTCAGCCCAATCAGGTCAGATTTAGGTTTCTAATTTAGGCCCAATAGTCTCTAATAGGGTTTAACTGAGGCCCGCTACTTCTTTACCCTAAAAAAACGTTAGTAAACATCTTCAGCCGCTCCCTCCCTCTTCTCCATCGATTCTTCATACCTTCTCCAATAATcgactttaatttatgttttttatgtgttaagtgtgtttttgttcatgtttttgtgtttattattgattaacaagtagaatgtcatattgatgtgtacaaatatttttttagttttttttatattgagcgcttcgtatacgtgaagctctcgcttcgcgcttgaagtttcgcttaaagcttttggaaccaaaacgcttcggagcgcctcgcgcttttttaaaccaagagtGTTACCAACTTAACACCAAAATTTAAAGCAGTTAGCAATTTGCAAATTCAATATTTCCGATTACCAAAAACTTGAATGCAGCTAGCAATTTGTGCATTTCATTAGAATACTTCGCTACAACTTCCGTTTTACCTTACCAATGCACATCGGTTTCATCATGATAACGCGAATCTATAACAAAGTTAGTACCATAACCAACAAATGTACGCCATTTTTAACTCCGATTTAAAATGCTCAGTAAATATGCAGTCAAGTAAACTCAAAAGTCAATAATAACTTTCATTAAGTATATGCAAATCGATATAAGCTTACCAAGGCATGCCAGTAAGATCATGCACTGTATCCAGAAACCGGATTAGGCAACGAATCGGAAGAATCGCTTCTTCGCCACTGCCAACTGCACCACTAACCTCACCGGAAAACCCCACATCGTCGCTGATAGCATAATCGTAATCAAAGAACCCTGGCTCCGACAGTTGTTCACCCTCGGTGGTTTTTCTTCCATGAGTGGAAAAGGAACGACAAGATGATGGTAATGAGAAGTTGTTTACAAATCTAGCACTGTCAACGTGCCTATAAAAGCCGAGTGTAGATATATACGGACTGGATGTATTAGCGAAATGTTGAGATTCGATTGAAGAGGAAGGGGAAAAGGGATCAGATGACGAAGAAATTGAAGAAGCGATTATACGAGGTGTGTGGTGGCGGAAGCGGAG of Helianthus annuus cultivar XRQ/B chromosome 1, HanXRQr2.0-SUNRISE, whole genome shotgun sequence contains these proteins:
- the LOC110880029 gene encoding ALBINO3-like protein 2, chloroplastic, which encodes MAMRKLSLSKLLRFRHHTPRIIASSISSSSDPFSPSSSIESQHFANTSSPYISTLGFYRHVDSARFVNNFSLPSSCRSFSTHGRKTTEGEQLSEPGFFDYDYAISDDVGFSGEVSGAVGSGEEAILPIRCLIRFLDTVHDLTGMPWWMVIIISTLALRVAILPVLLVQLRILKRNAELAPQLPPPFPPPFSGKSWIEQYKRFRDKRKKIGCPSFLWILAYPSVQIPCFILGTASVRQMALDHHPGFESGGILWFQNLIELPHGATGYIFPLLLASLHLLNVQVSFDKSSLTKLPNLIGVLAKYYRYYLQFLTFPMLFAGFYLPQGSLIYWTANSSITLVQQLAMKHPHVREKLGLPDKLAPVNSGTSRKLDGLESTFTVPMVKKPIQELSILELFNLSIKHLSKGEQDRAVRLLRLALEKDPEYVRALIVMGQILMKEEKLVEATEYLERAIAKLLLVENPTEVEEIDHLILASLWSGVALAKQGKVEDGIVHLERIANMKEPEDAKTKTHYCDGLFMLSSSLASVGRNGEAAKYLRILTAYDPAYSQYLKDVESEDNFANDLENTRRKDY